Genomic window (Brevibacterium paucivorans):
CGCCGACATTGCTCAGACGGTTGGCGGTGACGCTGTAGATGTCACGCCGATTATTGACGACCCGTCGAAAGACCCGCACTCCTATGAGGCGACTACTGAAGACCAACTTAAGCTGTCCAAAGCAGACGTAGTTGTGCAAAACGGCGGTGGTTACGACGCTTTCATGACCACGCTGTTGGAGGCTTCTGACTCCAAGCCCGAGGTGGTTGACGCAGTTTCGATCTCCGGCCTCCCGGGTTCGGAGGGACTGAGTAACGAACCTCACGACCACGGCCATGACCACGAGCACGGCGAAGAGGGCCACGAGGGTCACGACCACGAGCACGGCGAAGAGGGCCACGAGGGTCGCGACCACGAGCACGGCGAAGAGGGCCACGAGGGTCACGACCACGAGCACGGCGAAGAGGGCCACGAGGGTCGCGACCACGAGCACGGCGAAGAAGGTCACGAAGGTCACGACCACGAGCACGGCGAAGAGGGTCACGACCACGGCGCGTTCAACGAGCACGTGTGGTACTCCGTGCCCACCATGATCAAGCTGGTTGACGAAGTCGCTGCAACCATGAGCGAGAAGTCACCTGAGCACAAAGACGAGTTCGAGAAGAACGCCGACGACCTGCGTGGCAATCTTGAAGATCTGAATACAAAGATTACTGACGCCAAGTCGCAGAATGAAGGCAAGAAAGCTGCAGCAACTGAACCAGTGCCTCTGTGGCTGTTTGAAGACATGGGGCTCGAACCAGCGACCCCACCAGAGTTCTTGTCTGCAATTGAAGAAGGTAACGACGCACCTCCTCTGGTGTTCAAGAAGGCTCAAGATCAGCTGAAGAACAAAGAGGTTGTCATCCTGGGCTACAACACGCAGGCAACTAACGAACAGGCCGAATCTCTGAAGAAGGCAGCTGAAGAAGCTGGTATTCCTGTCGTGGACATGGCTGAAACCATGCCCAAGGGCTCAAACTACGCCGATTGGATGTCCGGCTACGTCGACGAAGTAAACAGTGCCCTCAAATAAGCACGAGAGTCCGTCGCGAACCTCTGTTTTGGAGATTCGCGACGGACTCCTCAAATTTGGTGAGCGCGTCCTGTGGCATGGCCTCGACCTTGCGGTAGAACCGGGAGAGTTCATCGCCGTTCTAGGACCAAACGGCAGCGGTAAGACGTCCCTGCTCAAAGTGCTACTGGGACAGTACAAACTGTCTGGCGGCTCGATCCGCGTGGGCGACCACGGAGTGCGCAAAGGCGACCCGGATATTGGCTACGTGCCACAACAGCGGTCCGTTGACCCGGCTACGCCGTTGCGCGCTCGTGACATTGTGGCCCTGGGTGTAGACGGGCATCGTTGGGGGCTGCGCCTGCCATCTTCGAAGTTCCGGAAGCGTATCGACCACCTTCTTGATCTCGTGGGAGCCGGTGACTACGCAGACGCACCCGTGGGCACCCTATCCGGCGGTGAGATGCAGCGCCTGCGTTTGGCGCACGCGTTGGCCAGTAGCCCGCGCTTGCTCTTGTGCGACGAACCTCTTCTGAGCCTGGACATCCCACACCAGCACTTGGTGGCGTCGTTGTTGGACAAAGAACGCAAAACAAACGACACCGCGATCCTGTTTGTCACCCACGAAATCAACCCGATTCTTCCCTACGTGGACCGCATTATTTACATTGTGGGCGGTCACTTCTTGGTGGGCACGCCCAACGAAGTGATGAATTCTGAGGCTCTTTCGCACTTGTTCGACAGCAAGGTAGAAGTGCTCAACATCGGTGGCCGCGTGGTTGTTGTTGGTGGCGAGGATCAACATCACCATCCCGAACCAGAAAGCGTCGAGTAGTGGAACAGCTGACTCAACTTTTTACGTTCGAACACTACGGTGAGCTCGTGGTTCTCCTGCGCAACTCCATTCTGGCGTCGGCGGTGCTGGGAATGGTGGGTGGCTTGGTGGGCTACTTCGTCATCATCCGTGATATCCCGTTTGCTGTTCACGGTGTTGCCGAACTGTCTTTCGCAGGTGCTGCTTTTGCGCTCTTAGTGGGATTTGACGTGGTGTTCGGGTCCATTTGTGGATCGCTCATCGCGGCTTTCCTCATTGGTGCAGGTGGCGTTCGCGCGTCCGATAAGAACTCGATCATCGGCGTTCTGATGCCGTTTGGCCTGGGCTTGGGAATTCTTTTCTTGGCGCTGTACCAGGGTCGCGCGGCTAACAAATTTGGCCTGCTCACCGGTCAGATCGTGGCGGTCAACCCGGGCCAACTCAAAGTCCTCATGGTGTGTGCCGCTGTTGTGGTTGTCGTGTTGGCAGTGATCTGGCGCCCGTTGGCGTTCGCGTCTATTGACGCCGAGGTCGCCCGCGCCCGAGGTGTCCCAATCGGCTTCCTGACGATCACCTTCATGCTGGTGTTGGGTCTTGCTGTCGCGTTGAGCGTTCAGGTTGTTGGTGTGTTGTTGGTGATGGCACTGCTGGTGACCCCAGCGGCTGCGGCCACGCAGATTTCTTCGAACCCGTACCTGGTGCCGGTGTTGTCGGTGGTGTTTGCCACGGTGTCCTCGGTGGGTGGTGTGCTGATTGCTCTGGGTTCGCCCGTCGTGCCTATCAGCCCGTTTGTCACTACCATCAGCTTCCTCATTTATGCGGTATGCAGATTGATCGGTCGTAGTCGCGAAAAGCGATACGCGCGCCAACGCAATCGTCGTTTGGCTGAGCTCGATGCAGAACACCGGGTGTAAGCGTTGGGTGTGCTGTCAGAGCCAGAAGTCGTTGGCACAGATTCCGAGAGTCATCCTGTCGCAATGCCCGGTTATGTGGACTTCGAGGGGTCCTTCTGCCGCGTAGGTAATACCCCAGTTTCTTTGCGCAGCGCCCGCCGGAGGAGGAAGTGTCGATGTTTTCCTACAGCGACCGAAACTCCACTCCCCGCTCCTGGTGGCCGGCGAGTTGATCAATCAGATGCCTAATTGACCGGCCCAATCTATCCAGGCGCCAGACCACCAACGTGTCACCGGGGCGAAGTTGATCGAGCAACTTGTCGAGTTCAGGACGCGACTCCAACGATTCGGAAGCGGTGTCGGTGAAAATCCGGTAGCAGCCGGCCGCGGTGAGAGCGTCGTGTTGGAGTCGGGCGTCCTGGTCGCCGGTGGAGACCCGGGCGTAGCCGAAATCATGTCCCATACTCAAAAACGTAACGCACCCACCTTTACGCATGGGGCCATTTCGGAAACCGGGTTTTTGCGTCAAGAACGAACGATTTCGACACGGGCAGTACCGAAGGGTGCCGCCTGTGTCACACATCACCGTCGGGCCGACGTTCGATTCTCGTTGCAACAGTTCAGCAGCCGCTGTATAGTTCAGTACATGCTGACTATTGCTTCGCGCTTGGACGTGATGAACCGATTGGGTCGAGCGATGGCCGATCCCACCCGATCCCGTATTCTCCTGACCCTGCTGAGCGGCCCGGCCTACCCGGCCGCTCTCGCCCGGGAGTTGGAACTGACGCGGTCAAATGTGTCGAACCACCTCACTTGCCTACGGGACTGCGGAATTGTGGTCGCCGAACCGCAGGGGCGGAAGACCCGCTACGCGATCGTCGACGCCCATCTTGTCCAGGCGTTGAACTCACTGCTGGATACCACTCTGGCTGCCGACGAGAATGCCCCGTGTATTGACTCGGCATGTGACGTGCCCGGGTGCGCCACCGGAGAGGGGAACAGGTAAGTGGTAGCTGGTCTCCTGGGGGCGGTTGGTCTGTTTATCGCTACCAATATCGACGACATCATCGTGCTCTCGCTGTTCTTCGCCCGTGGGGCCGGCCAAGCAGGGACCACACTTCGGATCCTGGCCGGGCAGTACCTTGGTTTCGCGGGCATCCTCGCAGCCACGATCCTGGTCACCCTAGGGGCGGATGCTTTCTTGCCCACCGAGGCGATCCCCTACTTCGGGCTAATCCCCCTGACCCTGGGACTGTGGGCGACCTGGCAAGCCTGGCAGGGAGACGATGACGACGATGACGCGAAAGTCAGCGGAAAGAACGTAAGCGTCTTGACCGTCGCCGGGGTGACCTTTGCCAACGGTGGCGATAATATCGGCGTCTATGTCCCGGTTTTTCTCAACGTGGATACCGCCACTGTTATCATCTACTGCGTCGTCTTTCTGATCCTGGTGGCGGGCCTGGTCCTGTTGGCGAAGTTCGTGGCCACCCGCCCACCCATCGCGGAGGTTCTCGAACGCTGGGAGCATGTGCTGTTCCCGATCGTTTTGATCGGCCTGGGTATCTTCATCCTCGTCAGCGGCGGCGCCTTCGGCCTTTAATAAGCTCATCCCCGTGCTCCCAGGGCCTCTCTAGGTTTCCTCACCGGCATCAACTGAACCGCCTATGAAGTTGTGAAAGGCCGCTGCCGCAGGGACTCGACCACGCTAGGGCGACAGAAATTCTAAAACTGCCCTATTGGGGTGTAACTCGCACCAACATTCGCCCGTCATTTCGGGGTAGCGTAAAAGGGTGGACACAAAGAACATTCTTCGCTTGGCCGTGGGTGTAGGTGGAACGTGCGCCGTCGCAGCAGGTGTGTGGGGCGCGTGTATCGAGCCGCACCTGTTTACAGTGCGCCACTTGACATGCCGGGTTCTGCCTCAAGGAAGCGCGCCTTTGAGGGTTTTGCAC
Coding sequences:
- a CDS encoding recombinase family protein translates to MGHDFGYARVSTGDQDARLQHDALTAAGCYRIFTDTASESLESRPELDKLLDQLRPGDTLVVWRLDRLGRSIRHLIDQLAGHQERGVEFRSL
- a CDS encoding cadmium resistance transporter, whose product is MVAGLLGAVGLFIATNIDDIIVLSLFFARGAGQAGTTLRILAGQYLGFAGILAATILVTLGADAFLPTEAIPYFGLIPLTLGLWATWQAWQGDDDDDDAKVSGKNVSVLTVAGVTFANGGDNIGVYVPVFLNVDTATVIIYCVVFLILVAGLVLLAKFVATRPPIAEVLERWEHVLFPIVLIGLGIFILVSGGAFGL
- a CDS encoding metal ABC transporter ATP-binding protein → MPSNKHESPSRTSVLEIRDGLLKFGERVLWHGLDLAVEPGEFIAVLGPNGSGKTSLLKVLLGQYKLSGGSIRVGDHGVRKGDPDIGYVPQQRSVDPATPLRARDIVALGVDGHRWGLRLPSSKFRKRIDHLLDLVGAGDYADAPVGTLSGGEMQRLRLAHALASSPRLLLCDEPLLSLDIPHQHLVASLLDKERKTNDTAILFVTHEINPILPYVDRIIYIVGGHFLVGTPNEVMNSEALSHLFDSKVEVLNIGGRVVVVGGEDQHHHPEPESVE
- a CDS encoding metal ABC transporter solute-binding protein, Zn/Mn family — translated: MKSLRATSVAIIAAGALVLSACGSQSGDSGDDKLNVVTSTNVYADIAQTVGGDAVDVTPIIDDPSKDPHSYEATTEDQLKLSKADVVVQNGGGYDAFMTTLLEASDSKPEVVDAVSISGLPGSEGLSNEPHDHGHDHEHGEEGHEGHDHEHGEEGHEGRDHEHGEEGHEGHDHEHGEEGHEGRDHEHGEEGHEGHDHEHGEEGHDHGAFNEHVWYSVPTMIKLVDEVAATMSEKSPEHKDEFEKNADDLRGNLEDLNTKITDAKSQNEGKKAAATEPVPLWLFEDMGLEPATPPEFLSAIEEGNDAPPLVFKKAQDQLKNKEVVILGYNTQATNEQAESLKKAAEEAGIPVVDMAETMPKGSNYADWMSGYVDEVNSALK
- a CDS encoding metal ABC transporter permease, translated to MEQLTQLFTFEHYGELVVLLRNSILASAVLGMVGGLVGYFVIIRDIPFAVHGVAELSFAGAAFALLVGFDVVFGSICGSLIAAFLIGAGGVRASDKNSIIGVLMPFGLGLGILFLALYQGRAANKFGLLTGQIVAVNPGQLKVLMVCAAVVVVVLAVIWRPLAFASIDAEVARARGVPIGFLTITFMLVLGLAVALSVQVVGVLLVMALLVTPAAAATQISSNPYLVPVLSVVFATVSSVGGVLIALGSPVVPISPFVTTISFLIYAVCRLIGRSREKRYARQRNRRLAELDAEHRV
- the cmtR gene encoding Cd(II)/Pb(II)-sensing metalloregulatory transcriptional regulator CmtR — encoded protein: MLTIASRLDVMNRLGRAMADPTRSRILLTLLSGPAYPAALARELELTRSNVSNHLTCLRDCGIVVAEPQGRKTRYAIVDAHLVQALNSLLDTTLAADENAPCIDSACDVPGCATGEGNR